The following coding sequences lie in one Anaerolineales bacterium genomic window:
- a CDS encoding Mrp/NBP35 family ATP-binding protein codes for MITEKQVVDALRNVVHPEIEGRDLMGLKMIRDVRVDGKNVTLTLVLPFREVPIKDALVEGIRDALSPLGADSVEVNLAEMSQKERAAFMTEAQGGPQPAQSMNKVDRVVAVLSGKGGVGKSSVTALLAVTMNRRGKRVGILDADITGPSQPKMFGLHESPTAGSGGIIPITTKTGIQVMSINLLLPQEDEAVIWRGPLISRAINQFWQDVVWGRLDYLFVDLPPGTSDASLTVMQSIPLNGVVLVTSPQDLAGMVVRKAAKMARHMKVAAFGLVENMSYATCPTCGTRIEVFGPSRAMETANQLGVPLLGRLPLDPELARRCDSGEIEGYAVELFDPIAEKIAGQASAFSSTPTAKTERR; via the coding sequence ATGATTACGGAAAAGCAAGTCGTTGACGCCCTGCGGAACGTGGTGCATCCGGAAATCGAGGGGCGGGATTTGATGGGATTGAAGATGATCCGGGACGTGCGCGTCGACGGTAAGAACGTCACGCTTACCCTGGTGCTGCCCTTCCGCGAGGTCCCCATCAAGGACGCCCTGGTGGAAGGCATACGGGATGCGCTCTCCCCGTTGGGCGCGGATTCGGTCGAAGTGAATCTGGCGGAGATGAGCCAGAAGGAGCGAGCCGCTTTCATGACGGAGGCCCAGGGCGGTCCGCAGCCGGCCCAGTCCATGAACAAGGTCGACCGCGTGGTGGCCGTGCTGAGCGGAAAGGGCGGCGTCGGCAAATCGTCGGTGACCGCGTTGCTGGCGGTGACGATGAACCGGCGGGGGAAGCGGGTGGGAATCCTCGATGCCGATATCACCGGCCCCAGCCAGCCCAAGATGTTCGGCCTGCATGAGTCGCCCACGGCGGGATCCGGCGGCATCATTCCGATCACGACGAAAACGGGGATTCAAGTGATGTCCATCAACCTGCTTCTCCCGCAAGAGGATGAGGCCGTGATCTGGCGCGGGCCGCTGATCAGCAGGGCGATCAATCAATTTTGGCAGGATGTGGTCTGGGGCAGATTGGACTACCTTTTTGTGGACCTGCCGCCCGGCACCTCCGACGCATCCTTGACGGTGATGCAATCCATCCCCCTCAACGGGGTGGTACTGGTGACCTCTCCGCAGGACCTGGCCGGAATGGTGGTACGCAAGGCGGCCAAAATGGCCCGGCATATGAAGGTGGCGGCGTTCGGCCTGGTGGAGAATATGAGCTACGCCACCTGCCCCACCTGCGGAACGCGGATCGAGGTCTTTGGCCCCAGCCGGGCGATGGAGACGGCAAACCAACTGGGCGTGCCGCTGTTGGGACGGCTTCCGCTGGATCCGGAATTGGCCCGCCGTTGCGACTCGGGCGAAATTGAGGGTTACGCGGTCGAGCTGTTCGATCCCATCGCCGAAAAGATTGCGGGGCAAGCATCCGCTTTCTCCAGCACGCCGACGGCGAAAACAGAAAGGAGGTGA